One genomic window of Nicotiana sylvestris chromosome 10, ASM39365v2, whole genome shotgun sequence includes the following:
- the LOC104233894 gene encoding 3'-5' exonuclease-like: protein MTTFRIVDNEEQDNRYDLFDVYFHSDTIKTTVTSDPEIVTQWISETESSLHDRRHLIVGLDVEWRPSFHRNQQFKVATLQLCVDRRCLIFQLLYCSSIPDSLVSFLSNGDYTFVGVGVENDVEKLVEDHELTVRNMVDLRVLAADAYEMSNLKTAGLKELCNVVLGREIEKPRHITMGRWDSEWLSLDQIKYACVDAFVSFEIAKHLNVAAAP from the coding sequence ATGACTACCTTCCGGATTGTAGACAACGAGGAGCAAGACAACCGCTACGACCTCTTTGACGTTTACTTCCACAGCGACACAATCAAAACAACGGTTACTTCCGATCCGGAAATCGTCACTCAGTGGATCTCCGAAACCGAATCCTCTCTCCACGACCGCCGCCATCTCATCGTTGGACTTGACGTCGAGTGGCGGCCCAGTTTCCACCGCAATCAGCAATTCAAAGTTGCAACTCTCCAGCTCTGCGTCGATCGCCGTTGCCTCATATTCCAACTCCTCTACTGCAGTTCAATTCCAGATTCCCTCGTTAGTTTTCTGTCCAACGGAGACTACACGTTTGTTGGGGTTGGAGTTGAGAACGATGTGGAGAAGTTGGTTGAAGATCACGAGCTTACCGTGAGGAATATGGTGGATTTGAGAGTTTTGGCAGCTGATGCATATGAGATGAGTAATTTGAAAACTGCTGGGTTGAAGGAGCTGTGCAATGTTGTTCTTGGAAGAGAGATTGAGAAGCCTAGACATATTACTATGGGTAGGTGGGACAGTGAGTGGTTGAGTTTGGATCAAATTAAATATGCTTGTGTTGATGCTTTTGTTTCTTTTGAGATTGCAAAGCATTTGAATGTTGCTGCTGCTCCTTGA